The proteins below come from a single uncultured Carboxylicivirga sp. genomic window:
- a CDS encoding patatin-like phospholipase family protein, with product MKKIRVLSIDGGGIRGIIPGIVLSRLEKKLQQKVGKNNVYLSDFFDFMAGTSTGGILILSYLLKPKNGREKLTAENAVNLYLDRGDEIFDVTFWKKLKSGLGTLDEKYDANELEEALADTFGDAMLSELSKPCIISSYDIRKGEPHFFKQRKSLSDDIYDFKVKDIGRATSAAPTYFEVARIKNKIGTPFPLIDGGVFVNNPALAAYSEIRTMKFEKLGERLPTAKDMMIVSLSTGSMSKQYEYKKAKDWGAVSWIQPVIEIMMSGNSKTVDHHLQQIYKSLIDESNPDDKNAQDYYRLEPKLLTANNDMDNASIENMNKLKEDALTFLSDEDNNIILDEIVDKLIRYE from the coding sequence ATGAAAAAAATAAGAGTTCTTTCAATTGACGGTGGAGGCATTAGAGGTATTATACCAGGTATTGTATTGAGTAGGCTTGAAAAGAAACTGCAACAAAAAGTAGGTAAAAATAATGTTTACTTATCTGACTTTTTTGATTTTATGGCAGGTACAAGTACCGGAGGTATCCTGATTTTATCATATCTTCTAAAACCTAAAAACGGAAGAGAAAAATTGACTGCAGAAAACGCAGTTAATTTATATTTAGACAGAGGTGATGAAATATTTGATGTAACATTTTGGAAAAAATTAAAAAGCGGGCTCGGAACTTTAGATGAAAAATATGATGCAAATGAGTTAGAAGAAGCTTTGGCTGATACATTTGGCGATGCTATGTTAAGTGAGTTATCAAAACCATGTATTATTTCATCGTACGATATAAGAAAAGGAGAACCCCATTTCTTTAAGCAAAGAAAATCTTTATCAGATGATATTTATGATTTTAAAGTCAAAGATATTGGACGAGCAACATCTGCAGCACCAACTTATTTTGAAGTTGCCAGAATTAAAAATAAAATAGGAACTCCATTTCCATTAATTGATGGAGGAGTTTTTGTAAATAATCCTGCACTTGCAGCCTATTCAGAAATCAGGACTATGAAATTTGAGAAATTAGGTGAAAGGTTACCAACAGCTAAAGATATGATGATAGTTTCGCTAAGCACAGGTAGTATGAGTAAGCAATATGAATACAAAAAAGCAAAGGATTGGGGTGCTGTAAGCTGGATTCAACCTGTAATAGAGATAATGATGTCGGGAAATTCAAAAACGGTAGATCATCACCTACAACAAATATATAAATCGCTTATCGATGAAAGTAATCCAGATGATAAGAATGCTCAGGATTATTATCGATTAGAGCCCAAACTATTAACTGCTAATAACGATATGGATAATGCATCCATTGAAAATATGAATAAGCTTAAAGAAGATGCTTTGACCTTTTTATCGGATGAAGACAATAATATAATACTTGATGAAATTGTTGATAAGCTTATCAGATATGAATAA
- a CDS encoding DUF6261 family protein, giving the protein MIKSISFSKLSNNLLYTFTKRMLTTYDSFNATDSIQKVYIDKVKDLFDKFALAFENNRSTPYTEIKAQKDSERDDAFIAFRSYIEACSYRKKDGWNDMAGDILAVIRKHGWSLWNLGYKAQTASASALYSEIRNMYSDQINSLMAGEWLTEAEDSQQSFEQVHKESIDNTNDGPTVTSTRPALEKSVRSLLQITAMVADTNPSESDNNLINNLNELIMETMTVAKAANTRDKNTVETEKTDSE; this is encoded by the coding sequence ATGATTAAATCAATTTCATTTTCAAAACTAAGCAACAACCTGCTTTACACTTTTACCAAACGTATGTTAACTACGTATGACTCTTTTAATGCAACAGATTCGATTCAAAAAGTTTATATCGATAAGGTAAAAGATTTATTTGACAAATTTGCGCTGGCTTTTGAAAACAACAGAAGCACCCCATATACCGAGATAAAAGCCCAAAAAGATAGCGAAAGAGATGATGCTTTTATAGCCTTTAGAAGTTATATTGAGGCATGTAGCTATCGTAAAAAAGATGGGTGGAATGATATGGCTGGTGATATTCTTGCAGTTATTCGTAAGCACGGATGGAGTTTGTGGAACCTGGGATACAAAGCACAAACAGCATCGGCATCAGCACTATACAGCGAGATACGCAACATGTATTCGGATCAGATAAATAGCCTAATGGCCGGCGAGTGGTTAACAGAAGCTGAGGATAGTCAACAATCTTTTGAACAAGTACATAAAGAAAGTATCGATAACACTAACGATGGCCCTACCGTAACATCTACCCGTCCTGCATTGGAAAAAAGTGTACGCTCATTACTTCAAATAACAGCCATGGTGGCCGACACTAATCCATCTGAATCAGACAATAACCTGATTAATAATTTAAATGAATTAATTATGGAGACCATGACTGTAGCCAAGGCTGCCAACACCAGAGATAAAAACACCGTTGAAACAGAAAAAACAGACTCTGAATAA
- a CDS encoding beta-glucosidase, producing MKIKLNFLAKIASLLFLFCACTKHDKNIKLGVSTNQEVIDAMTLHEKAMLLVGADAGFPRGYPSFFGGADTLFTSQPPAAGNTKKLVPGAAGTTYAIPRLGIPAIVLADGPAGVRIDPIREDTSKTYYTTTFPIESLLACSWDTVLVRDVGEAMGKEALEYGVDVLLAPALNIHRNPLGGRNFEYYSEDPVVSGAMAAAMVNGVQSMGVGTSLKHFAANNNETNRMNIDVKVDSKTLNEIYLKAFEIAVRKSNPWTVMSAYNKINGTYCAENSFLLDSVLRKDWNFSGMVMTDWFAGRNRIDQVKAGNDLLMPGSTHIINMIEQAVENGALNENDLDINVNRILNLIKKTPRFNKYAYSDKPDLNKHAGVARKAAAESMVLLKNNEVLPFDKQISKIAALGIGTYQTIAVGTGSGNVNSAYTTTIYSGLKEAGYQMSDDIKELYQKYVEREKERVGEKSSYFDPDIMLKEKTWKEQDLTVLAKQTDIALFTISRTSGEFADRKIENDFELSIEEMDMIKKLSKAFHQQNKQLIVVLNIGGVIETASWKHMADAILLAWQPGMEGGNAVADVLSGKENPSGKLTMTFPEKYTDVPSASYFPNPDLNPDKVIYQEANMVGYRHYLANNIKPSFAFGFGLSYSQFLYSDLAIKPLSKGIYIVQLNVTNAGDYEGKEVVEVYVKTPQDSFIQLKRFDKTPLLKPGEMHSVKFEMDAKDFVSFNAVTNQWEASQGSYEILVGASSDDIRCKESIQLPKAILLTK from the coding sequence ATGAAAATCAAACTAAATTTTTTAGCTAAAATAGCAAGTTTACTTTTTTTGTTTTGCGCTTGTACTAAACATGACAAGAATATAAAACTTGGCGTCAGTACTAATCAGGAGGTGATTGATGCTATGACGCTTCACGAAAAAGCAATGCTTTTAGTAGGTGCCGATGCTGGTTTTCCCAGAGGGTATCCATCATTTTTTGGAGGAGCTGATACTTTATTTACTAGTCAACCTCCTGCAGCAGGTAATACAAAAAAGTTAGTGCCAGGAGCTGCTGGTACTACATATGCCATACCTCGTCTTGGAATTCCAGCAATTGTTTTGGCAGACGGACCGGCAGGGGTTCGAATTGATCCAATCAGAGAGGATACATCAAAAACATATTATACCACAACTTTTCCAATTGAATCATTATTGGCTTGCTCGTGGGATACGGTGTTGGTTCGCGATGTGGGTGAAGCAATGGGGAAGGAGGCTCTCGAATACGGAGTGGATGTATTGCTGGCCCCTGCATTAAATATTCATCGTAACCCTTTAGGAGGAAGAAATTTTGAGTATTATTCCGAAGATCCTGTTGTATCAGGTGCTATGGCTGCCGCTATGGTAAATGGAGTTCAGTCGATGGGAGTAGGTACATCATTAAAACACTTTGCTGCTAATAATAATGAAACCAATCGAATGAACATTGATGTAAAAGTTGATTCGAAAACCCTGAATGAGATCTACCTGAAAGCATTTGAAATTGCGGTTAGAAAATCAAATCCCTGGACAGTTATGTCAGCTTACAATAAAATTAACGGGACTTATTGTGCTGAAAATTCTTTTTTACTCGATTCTGTTTTAAGGAAAGATTGGAATTTCTCGGGTATGGTGATGACAGATTGGTTTGCTGGGCGTAATAGAATTGACCAAGTAAAAGCAGGTAATGATTTACTAATGCCCGGAAGTACTCATATTATAAATATGATTGAGCAAGCGGTTGAAAATGGGGCGTTAAATGAAAACGATCTTGATATAAATGTTAATAGAATTCTAAATCTGATAAAGAAAACTCCTCGTTTTAACAAGTATGCATATAGCGATAAGCCTGATTTAAATAAACATGCTGGTGTAGCCCGAAAAGCGGCAGCTGAGAGTATGGTTTTATTGAAAAACAATGAAGTTCTGCCTTTTGATAAGCAGATATCGAAGATTGCTGCATTAGGTATTGGAACTTACCAAACTATTGCGGTAGGAACAGGTAGTGGCAATGTAAACAGCGCTTATACAACAACCATTTATTCGGGATTGAAAGAAGCAGGGTATCAAATGTCTGATGACATAAAAGAGTTGTATCAAAAATATGTGGAAAGAGAGAAAGAAAGAGTAGGTGAAAAATCTTCGTACTTTGATCCTGATATTATGCTAAAAGAAAAAACCTGGAAGGAGCAGGATCTAACAGTTCTTGCTAAGCAAACGGATATTGCATTGTTTACCATCTCCCGAACTTCGGGTGAATTTGCCGATAGAAAGATTGAAAATGATTTTGAATTATCTATCGAAGAAATGGATATGATAAAAAAGCTATCGAAGGCTTTTCATCAGCAAAATAAGCAACTGATTGTTGTTTTAAACATTGGAGGAGTGATCGAAACAGCATCCTGGAAGCATATGGCCGATGCAATTTTGCTAGCCTGGCAACCCGGTATGGAAGGAGGAAATGCTGTAGCCGATGTTTTATCCGGTAAGGAAAATCCATCAGGAAAGTTAACCATGACTTTTCCTGAGAAATATACTGATGTTCCTTCGGCATCTTATTTCCCCAACCCAGATTTAAATCCAGATAAGGTTATTTATCAGGAAGCTAACATGGTTGGATATCGACATTATCTGGCTAATAATATTAAGCCATCGTTTGCATTTGGTTTTGGTTTGTCATACTCTCAGTTTCTCTACTCCGATTTAGCCATTAAACCTTTGAGTAAAGGTATTTATATAGTTCAGCTTAATGTAACCAATGCCGGTGATTATGAAGGAAAAGAAGTGGTTGAGGTATATGTTAAAACACCACAGGACTCTTTTATTCAGTTAAAGCGTTTTGATAAAACACCTTTGTTAAAACCGGGTGAAATGCATTCAGTAAAGTTTGAAATGGATGCAAAAGATTTTGTATCGTTTAATGCTGTAACCAACCAATGGGAGGCTTCGCAAGGATCGTATGAAATTCTTGTAGGAGCATCGTCTGATGATATCAGATGTAAAGAATCAATACAATTGCCTAAAGCAATTTTACTAACTAAATAA